The sequence TGCGATATCGGCTTTCGGTGGCCCTTCGTGATTCTGGTACGGCAGGCGCATGATGCACATTTCGAATATTGTGGCGCCGAGCGAGTAGATGTCAAATCGAGAGGTCGGAGAGGTCAGTGTGTGATTCTCGGGAGGTGCATATCCGGGCGTGCCGATCGGCTCGTCGATTTGCTCTCCGTTTTGCTTGACGCTGCCCAGATCAAGCAGCCACACCGCACCACTCCAATCGACTGTTATGTTGTCAGGTTTTACGTCGCAGTGCACGAGTCCCCGGTTGTGTACTTGGGTAAGCACGTCACAGAGTTGAGCCAGCACGCTTACGGCAAGTTGTGTATGAACCGGCTTGATTTTATCGATCAGCGTGGCGAGCGAGACCCCCTCGACAAGGTCCATTACGAGGTACGACCGGCCGGCGAACCGCCCCTCCTCGTGAATCGAGGGTATGCCGCGGACGCCCTTAAGCTGCTCGATCCATTTCAGGTCCGCCAGGAGCCTTTCGCTCGCGTATTGGAAGTCATCAGTGGAGTCGAAGGTCCGCGGCGGCTGGACCTTCAGCGCGACCGTGGCGCGGCGTCGACGATCGAACGCGGCGAACACCAGACCTGAGTTACCGGCTCCCACCTGCCGTTCGAGGACGAATCGTCCGTCGATGACGGCACCTGTCTTGAACATCCCGTACTCCCGGCTGAATCACGAAAGCGAGTAATCAGTATGGCAGCGTGGCGACCACCAGACGGGTTGGCCGGTGACTCGACTCTCATTCGGGTATCACTTGGGGTTCTTGGCCCACAGCAGTATCGCTGTCCCGCCCGCGACGCGATGGCAGCCAGGCCGAACCGCTATGTACCGGGACATCCCAGCCGCAAGCGAGAACTTCTGGAGTCGTTCCCGGCCGGACCGTTCATGTCCGCCATGGACTTGATCGAAGACCGGCATTTCACGG is a genomic window of Actinoplanes teichomyceticus ATCC 31121 containing:
- a CDS encoding serine/threonine-protein kinase, which encodes MFKTGAVIDGRFVLERQVGAGNSGLVFAAFDRRRRATVALKVQPPRTFDSTDDFQYASERLLADLKWIEQLKGVRGIPSIHEEGRFAGRSYLVMDLVEGVSLATLIDKIKPVHTQLAVSVLAQLCDVLTQVHNRGLVHCDVKPDNITVDWSGAVWLLDLGSVKQNGEQIDEPIGTPGYAPPENHTLTSPTSRFDIYSLGATIFEMCIMRLPYQNHEGPPKADIAQFPSDLQINMNETLLGIGLDMVAFDPVRRPASASVVRAAIETLLPTLGEPRHPRAPDPDPAEWYRHGCHLTHRGS